The Nitrospiraceae bacterium genome includes a region encoding these proteins:
- a CDS encoding tetratricopeptide repeat protein: protein MLPNTRFKLLLVFGFTVFGMIFSANNAFSDNWEINDFERKIKLKILPEYCAYMQGGSRAGSPNAHRYKEFLGEGWKHTHHYCWGLDKMLLATLNIADDHQYKYYLGSALTEFDYVLKRVSDSFILKPEVLSRRGMALSSLERDAEATHSFLSAIQLKPDYVFSYIELSKLYSKKGKMKQAREVLNRALKHSPNSPRLKEALAKLE from the coding sequence ATGTTACCTAACACACGTTTTAAGCTTCTTCTGGTATTTGGTTTTACCGTATTTGGTATGATTTTCTCCGCAAACAATGCATTTTCAGACAATTGGGAGATAAATGATTTTGAAAGAAAGATTAAATTAAAAATTCTGCCTGAGTATTGTGCATATATGCAGGGAGGTTCACGGGCTGGTAGTCCCAATGCTCATAGGTATAAGGAATTTCTCGGGGAAGGTTGGAAGCATACCCATCACTATTGCTGGGGACTTGATAAAATGCTTCTAGCTACCCTTAACATCGCTGATGACCATCAGTATAAATATTATCTTGGTAGCGCACTTACAGAGTTTGATTATGTTTTGAAACGCGTATCCGATAGCTTTATTTTAAAGCCCGAAGTTCTTTCAAGGAGGGGTATGGCATTGTCTTCACTTGAAAGAGATGCTGAAGCCACTCATTCTTTTTTGTCGGCCATTCAACTAAAGCCAGATTATGTCTTTTCATACATTGAATTAAGCAAGTTATATTCGAAAAAAGGAAAAATGAAACAAGCACGGGAAGTACTTAATCGTGCTCTAAAACATTCCCCTAATTCTCCACGTCTTAAAGAAGCTCTGGCGAAACTTGAGTGA
- a CDS encoding type III PLP-dependent enzyme: MDNFLNQILQEFSIAEGELEIGGVPSSLLATDFGTPLFVYDRGILESQWKLLRRTFPPEFGIYYSVKANPSRAVIQFFLAKGCGLEIASSGEFFQAIDAGCSPLDILFAGPGKSVSDLELVLSKNIGEIHAESFVEIERIGDISKKLGVTAKVAIRVNPNHQAQGGAMRMGGKPTQFGIDEELLDRALETIENTPHIEFQGIHLFSGTQILDHMVLLNQYRKGIELASSISSQLQRPLQTVDFGGGLGIPYFANDHALDMGALQYGLLDLMAQVRSDKNFEGTRFLIEPGRYLVGNAGVYIARVIDIKVSRNKTFVVIDGGMNHHLAASGNLGQVIKRNFPIAVLTKFNQPAEEVVNIVGPLCTPLDTIARDIRIPVPQIGDLIGVFQSGAYGRTSSPMSFLSHCSPPEVLIENGIPRLIRRRGTIDDLFIDMQ; this comes from the coding sequence ATGGATAATTTCCTCAATCAGATTTTGCAAGAATTTTCCATTGCAGAAGGAGAATTAGAAATTGGTGGAGTTCCAAGCTCACTGCTGGCCACAGATTTTGGGACACCATTATTCGTCTATGATAGGGGAATTCTTGAGAGCCAATGGAAGCTCTTGCGGAGGACCTTTCCTCCAGAGTTTGGAATTTATTACTCCGTGAAGGCCAATCCATCACGCGCAGTCATTCAGTTCTTTCTTGCGAAGGGTTGTGGGTTAGAAATTGCTTCCTCAGGGGAGTTTTTTCAGGCAATTGATGCTGGATGTTCACCCTTGGATATTCTTTTTGCGGGACCAGGTAAAAGCGTATCCGATTTGGAGTTAGTCCTAAGCAAAAATATCGGAGAGATCCATGCAGAATCTTTCGTGGAAATTGAGCGCATTGGAGATATCAGCAAGAAGCTTGGCGTGACGGCCAAGGTTGCCATCAGAGTTAATCCCAATCATCAAGCTCAAGGCGGTGCTATGAGAATGGGTGGGAAGCCGACCCAGTTCGGAATTGATGAAGAGTTGTTAGACCGTGCCCTTGAAACAATAGAAAATACTCCGCATATTGAATTTCAAGGAATTCATTTATTTTCGGGCACACAGATTCTAGACCATATGGTATTGCTCAACCAATACAGAAAGGGGATAGAGCTTGCCAGTTCAATTTCCAGCCAACTGCAACGCCCACTACAGACAGTTGATTTTGGCGGTGGCTTAGGGATTCCCTATTTCGCGAATGATCATGCTTTGGATATGGGAGCGCTTCAATATGGGCTTTTGGATCTTATGGCACAAGTTAGATCAGATAAAAATTTTGAGGGAACTCGGTTTCTGATAGAACCCGGCCGTTATCTGGTGGGAAATGCGGGAGTGTATATCGCCAGGGTTATTGACATAAAGGTTTCACGCAACAAAACATTTGTCGTAATTGATGGTGGAATGAATCATCATTTGGCCGCTTCGGGCAACTTGGGCCAAGTCATCAAAAGGAATTTTCCCATTGCAGTCCTGACTAAATTTAATCAACCAGCAGAAGAGGTTGTGAATATTGTCGGTCCCTTATGTACTCCTTTAGACACGATTGCTAGGGATATTCGTATTCCGGTTCCACAAATAGGAGATTTGATCGGGGTATTCCAATCTGGAGCCTATGGCCGGACTTCAAGTCCAATGAGCTTTTTAAGCCATTGTTCACCACCAGAAGTCCTCATTGAAAATGGGATTCCCCGCCTAATTCGTCGGCGAGGAACCATTGATGATTTATTTATTGATATGCAGTGA
- a CDS encoding acyl-CoA ligase (AMP-forming), exosortase A system-associated produces the protein MDFLISHLLHSRARCIPDKEALVCGNERLNYAEVAGKVSRLAGGLSKLGVQRGDRVGVWLQPSIPQVISFFGIAQRGGVFVPIHHQLVPDQVVHIANDCGMKALIMDPEKFSILYDVIQEFRYLELVILVGKGCSAKFQLRLITFDELCTSSGDEAGHYEGTDRDLAAIMYTSGSTGKPKGVMLSHANVVAGSSIVSDYLSITHTDRILAVLPFSFDVGLNQLMTAFQQGATLVLMNFVFAKEIVRKLITEHITGLAGVPTLWNLLTQPKSTLHSQVLPHLRYITNTGGAMPQKVLAMLRQVLPGTKIFLMYGLTEAFRSTYLPPEELDIRPNSMGKAIPNTEILVLNEQGVRCQVGEIGELVHRGPTVSMGYWGQPDLTAQILRPNPLLPPELGGRELVCYSGDLVKTDEEGFLYFIGRRDSMIKSSGYRISRTEVEEVLHHIEGVQEAAVIGIPDEFLGQAIKAFVVGKDGGHVDSSDLITICRERLPGYMVPRTIEIVPTLPKTPHGKIDYPFLQNKLGQPING, from the coding sequence ATGGATTTTCTAATTAGCCATTTACTTCATTCACGCGCACGATGTATTCCGGATAAAGAAGCGTTAGTGTGTGGGAATGAGCGATTGAACTATGCCGAAGTGGCGGGAAAGGTGTCAAGGCTGGCTGGTGGTTTGTCCAAGTTGGGTGTGCAACGAGGAGACCGGGTTGGTGTATGGCTCCAGCCGTCAATTCCTCAAGTGATTTCATTTTTCGGCATTGCTCAAAGAGGTGGAGTGTTTGTCCCAATCCATCACCAGTTGGTGCCTGACCAAGTTGTACATATAGCCAATGATTGTGGGATGAAAGCGCTGATAATGGACCCAGAAAAATTTTCCATACTGTACGATGTGATACAAGAATTTCGATATCTTGAACTCGTTATCCTTGTTGGAAAGGGATGCTCGGCAAAATTCCAGCTTCGCTTGATAACCTTTGACGAGTTGTGCACCAGTTCAGGAGATGAGGCAGGTCATTATGAAGGGACTGACCGGGACTTGGCGGCGATTATGTATACATCCGGTTCCACAGGAAAACCGAAGGGAGTGATGTTGAGTCACGCCAATGTTGTGGCCGGAAGCTCAATTGTGTCTGATTATCTTTCGATTACGCACACTGACCGTATTTTGGCTGTTCTTCCATTTAGTTTTGATGTTGGATTGAACCAGTTGATGACGGCGTTTCAGCAGGGTGCCACACTGGTCTTGATGAACTTTGTGTTTGCCAAGGAGATAGTGCGGAAACTGATCACAGAGCACATTACCGGTCTGGCAGGAGTTCCCACGCTATGGAATCTTCTCACGCAGCCCAAGTCCACTTTACACAGCCAAGTTCTTCCACATCTGCGTTATATCACAAATACTGGTGGGGCTATGCCACAAAAGGTGTTGGCCATGCTTCGCCAGGTCCTTCCTGGAACAAAAATTTTTCTGATGTATGGACTCACAGAAGCGTTCAGATCAACGTATCTTCCACCTGAAGAGCTGGATATTCGTCCCAATTCCATGGGAAAAGCCATACCTAATACCGAAATTTTGGTGCTCAACGAGCAAGGAGTGCGCTGTCAGGTTGGGGAAATCGGAGAACTTGTTCATAGAGGGCCCACCGTTTCTATGGGATACTGGGGGCAACCAGACCTCACAGCCCAAATCTTACGTCCTAATCCCCTGCTTCCGCCAGAACTCGGTGGCCGTGAACTCGTTTGTTACTCTGGAGACTTGGTAAAAACGGATGAAGAGGGATTCCTATATTTTATTGGCCGCCGGGATTCAATGATTAAATCCTCCGGGTATCGTATTAGCAGGACGGAAGTTGAGGAGGTGCTTCACCACATTGAAGGGGTACAGGAAGCGGCCGTTATCGGGATTCCTGATGAGTTTCTAGGCCAGGCTATCAAAGCTTTTGTTGTTGGAAAAGATGGGGGACATGTAGATTCCTCTGATTTGATCACCATTTGTCGGGAACGACTTCCAGGATATATGGTGCCTAGGACGATTGAAATCGTCCCTACATTACCTAAGACCCCTCATGGAAAAATTGATTATCCATTCTTACAAAACAAACTGGGGCAGCCAATTAATGGATAA
- a CDS encoding acyl carrier protein encodes MVNNAIEERVREIILERVPKSRKEGLGSTDQLLSGGLLDSLGILDVVTILEQTFDLTVDDEELVPENFESIESISAFIHKKRGAAESGPSKDV; translated from the coding sequence ATGGTGAATAATGCCATTGAAGAACGTGTAAGAGAAATTATTCTTGAACGAGTGCCAAAATCTAGAAAGGAGGGGTTAGGCAGCACTGATCAACTTTTGAGTGGTGGCCTCTTGGACTCCTTGGGGATTTTGGATGTCGTAACGATTTTGGAACAAACATTTGACCTCACTGTGGATGATGAAGAGTTGGTTCCAGAAAATTTTGAATCAATTGAAAGTATTTCTGCCTTCATACATAAAAAGCGTGGTGCGGCAGAGTCAGGTCCGAGCAAAGACGTGTGA
- a CDS encoding GNAT family N-acetyltransferase has product MDLSVRTADLEADKPAIIETLYHYLTPASNDERFEWLYTKNPFGPALTWLGFDEANGTVFGVASAFPRRVFINGKIKDGWVLGDFCVHEQYRSLGPAIKLQRACLAGLDSDQSGMWYDFPSSSMMAIYQRLRAPFFQNSILRLAKPIRVDRKVRAYLKVPLLATGATSIANFILKQMHRAESLKRKDVTIEVHADECGEEFTQLSSEIGQKHEVCLERSGSYLNWRYVRNPLCRYELITARRGSSLRAYAVYRCTEEDVTVVDIFGYEDVRIIQLLLDYITERSRAKGMMTLSIPLLGNHPWRFLFQQLGFQVREASPFVLQILTGGADAVCNSDAEGKWFVVEGDRDG; this is encoded by the coding sequence TTGGATCTTTCTGTTCGAACAGCTGATCTGGAAGCGGATAAGCCTGCCATTATTGAGACGCTTTATCACTATCTGACGCCTGCTTCTAATGATGAACGGTTTGAGTGGCTTTACACAAAAAATCCTTTCGGTCCGGCCTTAACCTGGCTGGGGTTCGATGAAGCCAATGGAACTGTTTTTGGAGTGGCGAGTGCGTTTCCCCGACGAGTGTTCATCAATGGAAAAATCAAAGACGGTTGGGTGCTTGGGGATTTTTGTGTTCACGAACAATATCGTAGCCTTGGACCTGCCATCAAACTCCAACGTGCGTGTCTCGCCGGCCTTGACTCTGACCAATCCGGAATGTGGTACGACTTTCCGAGTTCGAGTATGATGGCCATATATCAGCGTCTTCGCGCTCCATTCTTTCAAAACTCTATTCTTCGCTTAGCTAAACCCATTCGGGTCGATCGAAAAGTTCGTGCCTATCTTAAGGTACCTCTTCTTGCTACCGGGGCGACGTCTATTGCAAATTTCATTTTAAAACAAATGCATAGGGCAGAATCCCTTAAGCGGAAAGATGTCACGATCGAGGTCCATGCAGACGAATGTGGTGAGGAGTTTACTCAGCTGTCTTCTGAAATTGGCCAAAAACATGAAGTATGTTTGGAGAGATCAGGTAGCTATCTGAACTGGCGTTATGTTCGAAATCCACTTTGCCGATATGAACTAATAACAGCAAGGAGAGGTTCATCGCTGAGGGCTTATGCTGTGTATCGTTGTACGGAAGAGGATGTGACCGTTGTCGACATATTTGGATATGAAGATGTCAGAATCATTCAATTACTCCTTGACTATATAACTGAACGCAGTCGTGCAAAGGGCATGATGACACTGTCTATTCCGCTTCTTGGAAATCATCCTTGGCGCTTTCTTTTCCAGCAGTTGGGGTTTCAAGTTCGCGAAGCCAGTCCGTTTGTGCTTCAGATATTAACAGGGGGGGCTGATGCCGTTTGCAATTCAGATGCTGAGGGAAAGTGGTTTGTGGTTGAGGGTGACCGTGATGGTTGA
- a CDS encoding GNAT family N-acetyltransferase, protein MAWSFKLASEAFPYHQEMWDDLNRANGNHLLLDSMFLGPLLRHFGNSHTLLGVCNDKRNPGMVLIEKTKFGFWQTFQPSQAPLGPLVLGNHEGVLDQIERLLHDLPGFALAFSVTQQDPDSTPFNVQENGKVKFLNYITTSKITLEGMFEEYWKRRGRNLRQNLAKQRRRLEEAGTKMNLLVTRDSRGVAECLREYGRLEEAGWKGISGTAVGAESQQGRFYKEVFENFCQRNEGVIYQLTLNGRVVASDLCLERGKVMIVLKTTYDETLEKFSPSFLMRYEIIKTLFEEGHIAVLEFYGRVQDWHRKWTDELRPMFHVDFYRNSWIPRVRLIIKLIHIKKC, encoded by the coding sequence ATGGCTTGGTCTTTTAAGCTTGCTTCGGAAGCTTTTCCTTACCATCAAGAAATGTGGGATGACCTTAACCGTGCTAACGGGAATCATCTGTTATTGGATTCAATGTTTCTTGGACCTCTTTTGCGACATTTTGGAAATTCCCATACGCTGCTAGGTGTCTGTAATGATAAAAGGAATCCAGGCATGGTTCTTATTGAAAAGACCAAATTTGGATTCTGGCAAACCTTTCAACCTTCCCAGGCACCGCTAGGTCCGCTTGTATTGGGAAATCACGAAGGTGTATTAGATCAGATTGAAAGGCTTCTTCATGACCTTCCAGGATTTGCCTTGGCTTTTTCTGTAACTCAGCAAGACCCAGATTCTACCCCATTCAATGTTCAGGAGAATGGAAAGGTAAAGTTTTTAAATTATATCACCACTTCAAAAATAACATTGGAAGGGATGTTTGAAGAATATTGGAAAAGGAGAGGGAGAAATCTGAGGCAGAATCTTGCCAAACAGCGGCGTCGCCTTGAAGAAGCAGGAACCAAAATGAATTTGCTGGTAACCCGTGACTCGAGGGGAGTTGCCGAGTGTTTGCGTGAATATGGACGATTAGAAGAAGCTGGGTGGAAAGGGATTTCAGGGACTGCTGTGGGAGCGGAAAGTCAACAAGGTCGATTTTATAAGGAGGTTTTTGAAAATTTTTGTCAAAGGAATGAAGGTGTTATATATCAGTTGACCCTGAATGGAAGGGTAGTAGCCAGTGATTTGTGCCTTGAAAGAGGAAAAGTCATGATCGTATTAAAAACTACCTACGATGAGACTCTTGAGAAGTTTTCGCCAAGTTTTTTGATGAGATATGAAATTATCAAGACACTTTTTGAGGAAGGGCACATAGCAGTTCTTGAATTTTATGGCCGTGTTCAGGATTGGCATCGGAAATGGACTGATGAACTACGACCTATGTTTCATGTTGATTTTTATAGGAACAGCTGGATTCCTCGGGTTCGGTTGATTATTAAATTAATCCACATTAAGAAATGTTAA
- a CDS encoding polysaccharide deacetylase family protein produces the protein MACTVISIKRSFKKFSKPRIGKSNCMGWKQRILIVFLRILDGLKLFKTLMGFVGRWTPAYSQKGRCVWPYIKRRRNANVHLLAYHRVSDACDSFLPPMPIKMFETQMTYLATYCNVLNLDEAVERIKAQDVPDDAVVVTFDDGYADNYIHAFPILKRLSIPATIFLPTDVIGTGRVLWHDQVFSALSKSKVPLIEGFPENGSRFSLRTLQDKRRAQDSISLYFRSLDVPRRCHEIKRLFGLLAFSMNFGSSRVYLDWSEVKAMQSHGIGFGSHSVTHPILSFLSETEAREEIWESKSLMEKMLGIRVKSFAYPSGRRQDFSEATKALLRESGYECAVSMIHGTNFVGTDLFEMRRTQYQDDNLHMFGARLTYYKCTS, from the coding sequence ATGGCCTGTACAGTTATTTCTATAAAACGTTCCTTCAAAAAGTTTTCAAAGCCCAGAATAGGAAAAAGCAACTGTATGGGGTGGAAGCAAAGAATACTAATCGTATTCTTAAGAATCCTGGATGGATTGAAGCTATTCAAAACGCTGATGGGGTTTGTGGGACGATGGACTCCCGCTTACAGCCAAAAAGGTCGATGTGTTTGGCCGTATATTAAACGGAGGCGAAATGCCAATGTTCATTTACTTGCCTACCATCGGGTAAGTGATGCATGTGATTCATTTTTGCCGCCGATGCCTATCAAGATGTTTGAAACACAAATGACCTATTTGGCTACTTACTGTAATGTCCTGAATTTGGATGAAGCGGTTGAGCGTATCAAGGCACAAGATGTGCCAGATGATGCGGTGGTGGTCACTTTCGATGATGGCTACGCCGATAATTATATCCATGCCTTTCCCATTCTGAAAAGACTGTCCATCCCAGCTACCATATTTTTGCCAACGGATGTTATTGGGACGGGGAGGGTTCTCTGGCATGATCAAGTTTTTTCTGCCCTGTCAAAAAGTAAGGTCCCATTGATTGAGGGTTTCCCTGAAAACGGGTCTCGGTTTTCTTTAAGGACCTTGCAAGATAAACGACGGGCACAAGATTCTATCTCGTTATATTTTCGTTCTTTAGATGTTCCTCGAAGATGCCACGAGATTAAGCGCCTATTTGGGCTCCTTGCCTTTTCTATGAATTTTGGATCTTCAAGGGTGTATTTAGATTGGTCTGAGGTGAAAGCTATGCAAAGTCATGGTATTGGATTTGGTTCCCATTCGGTGACCCATCCCATACTTTCCTTTTTATCCGAAACCGAGGCACGGGAAGAGATTTGGGAATCAAAAAGCTTGATGGAAAAAATGTTAGGGATTCGAGTGAAGTCTTTTGCTTACCCCAGTGGAAGAAGGCAAGATTTTTCAGAAGCCACAAAGGCTCTCTTGCGGGAAAGCGGTTATGAATGTGCGGTTTCCATGATTCATGGAACGAACTTTGTCGGAACCGATCTGTTTGAAATGAGAAGAACGCAGTATCAGGATGACAATCTTCATATGTTTGGGGCGAGATTGACCTATTATAAATGTACCTCGTGA
- a CDS encoding glycosyltransferase family 4 protein — translation MEILYHHRTQLGDAQGVHVHEIIKAFRELGHQVRVVGLVNYQSLNSKSAATGLWGLLRKKVPHFIYDLMSLGYNVIGIFMLARSVIHERPDFIYERYALNNFSGVVVSRLWKIPIIVEVNAPLYVEQAELGQLAIKWVARILEKWICSHATQALAVSGVLKEILVSQGVPSHKITVMPNGIDFGNFNPDVSGVEVRKQYGLKDSVVIGFVGWFRPWHGVEMLLDILQDLLSANKDVKFLMIGDGPIYDELVQKAKDLGIWDAVRFTGSLPHEKIPSYIAAMDIAVQPRAPRYACPMKVLEYMGMGKCIVAPFQPNICEVLEDKISGFLFLPEDKNNLRQVMLTLINNKKLQEETGMQAFSAVQSRKLSWKGNAEKVIILVSQGKEYCS, via the coding sequence ATGGAAATTCTTTATCACCATCGGACTCAATTGGGAGATGCCCAGGGAGTCCATGTCCATGAAATAATTAAGGCCTTTCGTGAATTAGGTCACCAGGTTCGAGTGGTGGGATTGGTGAATTATCAAAGTCTCAATTCGAAGTCTGCGGCAACTGGATTATGGGGTTTGTTGCGGAAAAAGGTCCCACATTTTATCTATGATCTCATGAGTTTGGGATACAATGTTATAGGGATATTCATGCTTGCTCGTTCCGTAATCCATGAAAGACCTGATTTTATTTATGAACGATATGCTCTTAACAATTTCTCGGGAGTAGTTGTCAGCCGACTCTGGAAAATTCCCATTATAGTAGAGGTCAATGCCCCTTTGTATGTGGAACAGGCCGAACTCGGCCAGCTAGCCATCAAGTGGGTTGCGAGAATTCTTGAAAAGTGGATTTGCTCCCATGCAACGCAAGCCTTGGCTGTGTCGGGTGTTTTGAAAGAAATTTTGGTTAGTCAAGGTGTGCCTTCTCATAAAATTACGGTTATGCCCAATGGTATTGATTTTGGGAATTTCAATCCGGATGTTTCTGGAGTGGAGGTACGCAAGCAATACGGCCTGAAAGATAGTGTGGTCATTGGTTTCGTGGGCTGGTTCCGTCCATGGCATGGGGTGGAAATGCTCCTGGATATTCTTCAGGACCTTCTTTCTGCTAACAAAGATGTTAAGTTTTTAATGATTGGAGATGGGCCAATTTATGACGAGCTAGTGCAAAAGGCAAAAGACCTTGGCATTTGGGATGCTGTCCGATTTACAGGGTCTTTACCTCATGAAAAAATCCCTTCCTATATTGCGGCAATGGATATTGCTGTTCAACCTAGAGCACCTCGTTACGCATGTCCAATGAAAGTTTTGGAATATATGGGAATGGGTAAATGTATTGTTGCACCCTTCCAGCCCAATATTTGCGAAGTTCTTGAGGATAAAATTTCAGGATTTCTTTTTTTGCCAGAGGACAAAAATAATCTCAGACAGGTCATGCTTACGCTTATAAATAACAAGAAGTTGCAGGAAGAAACGGGCATGCAAGCTTTTTCTGCTGTTCAATCAAGGAAGCTTTCTTGGAAAGGCAATGCAGAAAAAGTGATTATTCTGGTCTCGCAGGGAAAAGAATATTGCTCTTAA
- a CDS encoding transposase — MGGDPALCLRAFIPGSARSPNLELQRWSVQFVHIHVVLVIPPKDAFSSIVGMMKANLSWQLRLRYHELKGTYWGAVLCSPGFFSAIVGLNKAGIRQ, encoded by the coding sequence TTGGGGGGCGATCCAGCTCTTTGTCTAAGAGCATTTATCCCAGGTTCAGCACGATCCCCCAATTTAGAGCTACAACGATGGAGCGTACAATTCGTTCATATTCATGTCGTGCTGGTGATTCCTCCGAAAGATGCGTTTTCGAGTATCGTGGGCATGATGAAAGCGAATTTAAGTTGGCAACTTCGGCTTCGGTATCACGAGCTGAAGGGGACATACTGGGGAGCGGTGTTGTGTTCTCCAGGGTTCTTCTCTGCGATCGTTGGGTTGAATAAGGCGGGAATCCGACAGTAG
- a CDS encoding IS3 family transposase: MRYAFIHWERARYPLTVLCQVLQVSRSGYYAFLKGRFTAPDHAMCAQVRRLHAASRCTYGQRRLCQALRAEGVCVGRWRTRTLMRHAGVSVKPKRPWVPRTTDSRHGEPVAPNRLDRQFTIERPNRVWGSDITYLSTQDGWLYLAVVVVDLFSRKIVGWAMASTMETSLVARALTMAIGRRHPPPGLLHHSDRGSQYASQTYQALLQRHHMIGSMSRRGNCWDNAVVERVFRSVKHEGLGDTAKEQPSETVKSTVIDYMEMFYNSHRLHSTLGYLSPNAVEAQAQGLTPQPVGTRGGDLSMPDEEIVR; encoded by the coding sequence ATGAGGTACGCGTTTATTCACTGGGAACGGGCGCGGTACCCATTGACCGTGCTCTGCCAGGTGTTGCAGGTCAGTCGCAGTGGGTATTATGCCTTTCTAAAGGGGCGCTTCACGGCCCCCGATCATGCGATGTGTGCTCAGGTGCGTCGTCTACATGCTGCGTCTCGTTGCACCTACGGGCAACGGCGCTTGTGCCAGGCGTTGCGAGCCGAAGGGGTGTGCGTGGGCCGGTGGCGCACCCGCACCCTGATGCGGCACGCAGGGGTGAGTGTGAAGCCGAAGCGGCCCTGGGTCCCCCGCACCACGGACAGCCGGCATGGGGAGCCGGTGGCCCCCAACCGTTTAGATCGGCAATTTACGATCGAGAGGCCGAACCGGGTCTGGGGCAGTGACATCACGTATTTGTCCACCCAAGATGGGTGGCTCTATCTTGCGGTGGTGGTGGTGGATCTCTTTTCTCGGAAGATTGTGGGCTGGGCCATGGCGTCCACCATGGAGACCTCGTTGGTGGCAAGGGCCTTGACCATGGCCATTGGACGACGGCACCCGCCGCCAGGACTGCTACATCACTCGGATCGCGGGAGTCAGTATGCGAGTCAGACCTATCAAGCGCTGCTACAACGGCATCACATGATCGGCAGCATGAGTCGGCGGGGCAATTGTTGGGACAATGCGGTGGTGGAGCGCGTGTTCCGCAGTGTGAAACACGAAGGGCTCGGCGACACGGCCAAAGAACAGCCCTCTGAAACCGTCAAATCCACGGTCATCGACTACATGGAAATGTTTTATAATAGTCACCGGTTACACTCCACGTTAGGCTATCTCAGCCCGAATGCGGTTGAGGCGCAGGCCCAAGGCCTGACACCACAGCCGGTGGGAACACGAGGGGGGGACCTAAGTATGCCCGACGAGGAGATCGTTCGATAA
- a CDS encoding transposase produces MGSHGRKQYAVDFKRDAVALVIQQGYSVAEAAKNLGVNAGLLRRWKKEMERTGASAFPGKGHQTPEQAELHRLREENRRLRLERDILKKATAFFASEPR; encoded by the coding sequence TTGGGAAGTCATGGACGAAAACAGTATGCGGTCGACTTTAAACGGGACGCTGTCGCTCTTGTCATCCAACAAGGATATTCCGTGGCCGAGGCGGCCAAGAATCTCGGGGTGAACGCGGGTTTGCTCCGTCGCTGGAAAAAAGAGATGGAGCGGACGGGGGCGAGTGCCTTTCCGGGAAAAGGCCATCAAACGCCGGAACAGGCGGAACTGCATCGCCTGCGGGAGGAGAATCGGCGGCTCCGGCTGGAACGGGATATTTTAAAAAAAGCCACGGCCTTCTTCGCGAGCGAACCCCGATGA